In Ureibacillus thermophilus, the genomic stretch TTTAGATGAAGCTACTTCCATGCTTGATCCTCAAGGACGAGAAGAGGTTTTACATACGGTTTTGGATTTACGCAAACAAATTGGATTAACCGTCTTATCGATTACACACGATGTTGAAGAAGCTCTTCTTGCAGACCGCATTATTTTTATGAACCAAGGGAAGAAATACGCAGAAGGTACACCAGAAGAAATTTTCTCATTAGGGGACAAGATCATTGAATTTGGCCTAGAATTGCCTTTTGCCATGAGAATGACGACATTGCTTCAAGCAAAGGGTGTACCACTCACAGGTAAAAATTTAACAGAAGAAGAGTTGGTGAATGATCTATGGACATCAAACTTCAACAAGTAAGCTTTGCCTATTCAGTAGGTACACCTTTTGAAAAGTATGCATTATTTGACGTGAATTTGAACATCCCATCAAAAACATATCATGCCATCATTGGACATACCGGATCCGGTAAATCCACGATCCTGCAGCACTTTAACGGTTTGCTTAAGCCAACGAAAGGTGTCGTGCAGCTAGGAGAACGGAAAATTGAAGCAGGAAAAAAGGCAAAGGAGTTAAAACCAATTCGCCAAAAGGTCGGCATTGTGTTTCAATTTCCAGAGCATCAACTGTTCGAAGAAACCGTGTTAAAAGACATTATGTTTGGCCCCATGAATTTTGGCATTTCTGAAGAGGAAGCAGAAAAGAGGGCTCGGGAATGCATAAAGTTGGTCGGTTTGCCGGAAGAAGTGCTTGAGAAGTCTCCCTTTGACTTATCTGGCGGGCAAATGAGAAGAGTAGCCATTGCTGGCGTATTAGCAATGAATCCAGAAGTCATCGTATTGGATGAACCAACGGCAGGGCTCGATCCAAGAGGCCAAAAAGAAATCATGGATTTATTCTATCGTTTGCATAAAGAAAGAGGATTAACAACGATTCTTGTTACCCACAGCATGGAAGATGCGGCAAAATACGCAGACCAAATTTCCATTATGCATGAAGGGCACTGTGTGCGGACAGGAACGCCTCGGGAGATTTTTGCAGACAACGAGTTTCTAAAAAAATATCGGTTGGAAGTGCCGCGCATCGTCAAATTCCAGCAGAAGATTGAAAATTTAATTGGACAATCCCTCTCTAAAGTCTGCTTAACGGAAGAAGAGTTGGCAGATGAAATTGCCCGGGTAATGAAGGAGCGTGATCAATCATGATGGAGAAAATGATTTTTGGACGTTTTATCCCTGGAAATTCCTTCGTCCATCAGTTAGATCCACGTTCCAAACTGATCTTTACCTTTGTTTTTGTCATTATTGTTTTCTTGGCAAATAATGCAATTACCTATGGTTTATTATTAGCGTTTACTTTGTTTGTCATTTT encodes the following:
- a CDS encoding energy-coupling factor ABC transporter ATP-binding protein, which codes for MDIKLQQVSFAYSVGTPFEKYALFDVNLNIPSKTYHAIIGHTGSGKSTILQHFNGLLKPTKGVVQLGERKIEAGKKAKELKPIRQKVGIVFQFPEHQLFEETVLKDIMFGPMNFGISEEEAEKRARECIKLVGLPEEVLEKSPFDLSGGQMRRVAIAGVLAMNPEVIVLDEPTAGLDPRGQKEIMDLFYRLHKERGLTTILVTHSMEDAAKYADQISIMHEGHCVRTGTPREIFADNEFLKKYRLEVPRIVKFQQKIENLIGQSLSKVCLTEEELADEIARVMKERDQS